A genomic segment from Actinomadura hallensis encodes:
- a CDS encoding inositol monophosphatase family protein, with protein MTDAPAALLAVALEAAEIASDLVRTRVPGLLTAKGDRDMASEVDYAVERAVRDYLKQRTPDIAILGEEEGVTGDTAGDLMWTIDPVDGTANFVRNIPLCGFSLGLIERGRPVVGVIDLPFLGTRYHAAQHTGAYLGDRRIQASMTTDLRDAIVAIGDYAVGEGVEAKNRQRIALTERLAANVQRVRMLGSAAIDLAWVAEGKLDASITLSNKPWDTAVGVIIAREAGAKVMDRDGTDHTFISTATVATTSALASEIAVLIETANGRAPR; from the coding sequence ATGACTGATGCGCCTGCCGCGCTTCTGGCCGTCGCCCTCGAAGCGGCGGAGATAGCCAGTGACCTCGTGCGCACCCGCGTTCCCGGACTCCTCACCGCCAAGGGCGACCGCGACATGGCCAGCGAGGTCGACTACGCCGTAGAGCGCGCCGTCCGCGACTACCTCAAGCAGCGAACCCCCGACATCGCCATCCTGGGCGAAGAGGAAGGCGTGACCGGGGACACCGCCGGTGACCTGATGTGGACGATCGACCCGGTAGACGGCACCGCCAACTTCGTGCGCAACATCCCGTTGTGCGGATTCTCCCTCGGCCTCATCGAGCGAGGCCGCCCCGTCGTCGGGGTCATCGACCTGCCGTTCCTGGGCACCCGCTACCACGCTGCCCAGCACACCGGCGCGTACCTCGGAGACCGCCGCATCCAGGCCAGCATGACCACCGACCTCAGAGACGCCATCGTCGCCATCGGTGACTACGCCGTAGGCGAGGGAGTCGAAGCCAAGAACCGCCAGCGCATCGCCCTCACCGAACGCCTGGCCGCCAACGTTCAACGAGTCCGCATGCTCGGCTCAGCCGCCATAGACCTCGCCTGGGTAGCCGAAGGCAAGCTGGACGCCAGCATCACACTCTCAAACAAGCCCTGGGACACCGCCGTAGGCGTCATCATCGCCCGCGAAGCCGGAGCCAAAGTCATGGACAGGGACGGTACAGACCACACCTTCATCTCCACAGCCACCGTCGCCACGACGTCTGCGCTCGCCAGTGAGATAGCGGTTCTGATCGAGACGGCGAACGGTCGAGCGCCTCGGTGA
- a CDS encoding ABC transporter ATP-binding protein has translation MTTRRDLARWLVRHTRPLLWPLGVATAARILGDLLNVAVLLVAAGGLAEAMSGDAVALRPLAFTLIALSLTKAGLRYIEHYAGHWVAFAALQRLRELLFRSLIPQAPAATTGKASAELTARATEDIDRIEVFFAHTIPPVAASIAVPGVALSWFAAAVAPLPALLIAGPLTLALLLPFAAAPRTAAASRDELAARGEVSVHVADDAQGLREILAFDARGLRDDERRRREARVRRARLRTGRLLAARETAERLLWGAALLLVVAFAGDAQTTITAIALLAGLWLGGAGTDDFATGLDAALAACDRVRRVVDAPPAVPDSGTSDLPGEGPLTVRLDDVSFTYPGNGVQALKHVDLRIEAGGWLRLAGVSGSGKSTVAALLLRAHDVDGGRVLLDGVPVKNVPLAVLRRAVAVVEQRPVLFPGTVADNLRLARPDAADAELHEALHTAALDGAALPDGLRTPVGERGSTLSGGQLQRLALARALVARPRVLVLDESLSALDEATAHTVRARLAAMPRRPTVLEITHRVDLIPDDAPVAVIDRGTVVEQGTTSTLRNANGPFTRLSARL, from the coding sequence ATGACCACGCGACGTGACCTCGCCCGCTGGCTCGTCCGGCACACCCGTCCGCTGCTGTGGCCCCTGGGCGTCGCGACCGCCGCGCGCATCCTCGGCGACCTCCTGAACGTGGCCGTGCTGCTCGTCGCCGCCGGAGGCCTCGCCGAAGCCATGAGCGGCGACGCGGTCGCGCTGCGGCCCCTCGCGTTCACGCTCATCGCGCTGAGCCTCACCAAGGCGGGGCTCCGGTACATCGAGCACTACGCCGGGCACTGGGTGGCGTTCGCGGCCCTGCAACGGCTCCGCGAACTGCTGTTCCGGAGCCTCATCCCGCAGGCCCCCGCGGCCACCACAGGCAAGGCGTCGGCGGAGCTGACGGCGCGCGCGACGGAGGACATCGACCGCATCGAGGTGTTCTTCGCGCACACGATCCCGCCCGTGGCCGCCTCGATCGCGGTACCGGGCGTCGCACTGAGCTGGTTCGCCGCCGCGGTCGCCCCTCTCCCCGCCCTGCTCATCGCCGGGCCGCTCACGCTCGCGCTGCTGCTGCCGTTCGCCGCCGCACCGCGCACCGCGGCGGCGTCCCGGGACGAACTCGCCGCCCGCGGCGAAGTATCGGTGCACGTCGCCGACGACGCGCAGGGACTGCGCGAGATCCTCGCGTTCGACGCGCGCGGCCTGCGCGACGATGAACGGCGTCGCCGCGAAGCCCGGGTGCGTCGCGCCCGCCTGCGCACCGGACGGCTGCTCGCCGCGCGCGAGACGGCCGAGCGACTGCTCTGGGGCGCCGCCCTGCTGCTCGTCGTCGCGTTCGCCGGCGACGCACAGACCACGATCACGGCGATCGCCCTGCTCGCCGGACTCTGGCTCGGCGGCGCCGGCACCGACGACTTCGCGACCGGGCTCGACGCCGCGCTCGCCGCCTGCGACCGCGTGCGCCGCGTGGTGGACGCGCCGCCGGCGGTGCCGGACTCCGGAACATCCGATCTCCCCGGCGAAGGCCCGCTGACGGTCCGGCTGGACGACGTCTCCTTCACCTACCCCGGGAACGGAGTGCAGGCCCTGAAGCACGTCGACCTGCGGATCGAGGCCGGTGGCTGGCTGCGGCTGGCCGGAGTCTCCGGAAGCGGCAAGTCGACGGTGGCGGCGCTGCTGCTGCGCGCCCATGACGTCGACGGCGGCCGGGTGCTGCTCGACGGTGTTCCGGTGAAGAACGTGCCTTTGGCGGTGCTGCGCCGGGCGGTCGCCGTGGTGGAACAGCGTCCGGTCCTGTTCCCCGGCACGGTGGCGGACAACCTGCGGCTCGCACGTCCGGACGCGGCGGACGCCGAACTGCACGAGGCACTGCACACCGCCGCGCTCGACGGCGCGGCGCTGCCGGACGGGCTGCGCACGCCGGTCGGGGAGCGCGGTTCGACGCTGTCCGGCGGCCAGCTGCAACGACTCGCGCTGGCACGCGCCTTGGTCGCCCGCCCGCGGGTCCTCGTCCTGGACGAATCACTGAGCGCCCTCGACGAGGCGACCGCACACACGGTACGCGCACGACTCGCCGCGATGCCGCGGCGCCCCACGGTGCTCGAGATCACGCACCGGGTGGACCTGATACCGGACGACGCCCCAGTGGCCGTGATCGACCGCGGCACCGTCGTCGAACAAGGGACGACGTCCACGCTCCGCAACGCCAACGGCCCCTTCACCCGCCTCAGCGCCCGCCTATGA
- a CDS encoding ABC transporter ATP-binding protein/permease — MSAPPHPLVRSSVPRTATAAAVLLAWTRAAALAVAFIAAGTAVDALVSGASPRPGIIVAAAGALLAAAASGLASVLAARAQTAAEAVLRQGVMDALFDGGVRTAPPSGALLALATDSVERAAHYRAAFLGPTLGAFTTPFLVLAIIAVALDPFIAGMLALPVLLVPVLIGVAQRASASSGADNRRERARLADRFLQSVQGLGTLVGAGAAGRAERDLAAQGERHRRTLMRVLAANQILILVMDAAVTLGVVLTGALLAADRVGDGALTAGQGLAVILCALLVISPIDLVGQFFYIGIGGRAAQRAISAHLHRRREPDAKPDEAAPVTGAPRIVLRDVTAGWTPDRPVLRDVSFTIEEGERVALTGPSGIGKSTVSALIQAHLKPASGSVVVAGRDTATTPPARVRRSLAVVEQRTHLFNGTIADNLRLADAALDEDGMWEALESAGLAAEVRAMPAGLDTVVGEHGLSLSGGQSQRLAIARAFVRDAPVLLLDEPTSQVDLAGEAAFLDRLDDLAEGRTVLMIAHRPAAVIAADRVIDLTPAGVR; from the coding sequence ATGAGCGCGCCGCCGCATCCGCTGGTCCGCTCCTCCGTGCCGCGGACGGCGACGGCCGCCGCCGTCCTGCTCGCGTGGACGCGGGCGGCGGCGCTCGCCGTCGCGTTCATCGCGGCGGGGACCGCCGTGGACGCGCTCGTCTCCGGAGCGTCACCACGGCCGGGGATCATCGTCGCCGCGGCCGGGGCGCTGCTCGCGGCCGCGGCGTCGGGCCTGGCGAGCGTGCTCGCGGCCCGCGCGCAGACGGCGGCGGAGGCCGTACTCCGGCAGGGGGTCATGGACGCGCTGTTCGACGGCGGGGTCCGGACGGCGCCGCCGTCGGGCGCCCTGCTCGCGCTCGCCACGGACTCGGTCGAGCGCGCCGCGCACTACCGGGCGGCCTTCCTCGGTCCGACCCTGGGCGCGTTCACGACGCCGTTCCTCGTGCTCGCGATCATCGCCGTCGCGCTCGACCCGTTCATCGCGGGCATGCTCGCCCTCCCCGTCCTGCTCGTGCCGGTGCTCATCGGCGTCGCGCAGCGCGCCTCGGCCTCCTCGGGCGCCGACAACCGCCGGGAGCGCGCACGGCTCGCGGACCGCTTCCTGCAGAGCGTCCAGGGACTCGGGACACTGGTCGGCGCCGGCGCCGCCGGCCGCGCGGAACGCGACCTCGCCGCGCAGGGCGAGAGGCATCGCCGGACGCTCATGCGGGTGCTCGCCGCGAACCAGATCCTCATCCTCGTGATGGACGCCGCGGTCACGCTCGGCGTCGTCCTCACCGGCGCGCTGCTCGCGGCCGACCGCGTCGGCGACGGCGCGCTGACGGCGGGACAGGGGCTCGCCGTGATCCTCTGCGCGCTGCTCGTCATCAGCCCGATCGACCTCGTCGGCCAGTTCTTCTACATCGGCATCGGCGGGCGCGCCGCGCAGCGGGCGATCAGCGCGCATCTGCACCGGAGGCGCGAGCCGGACGCGAAGCCGGACGAGGCCGCGCCGGTGACGGGCGCCCCGCGCATCGTCCTCCGCGACGTCACGGCGGGATGGACACCGGACCGGCCGGTGCTCCGCGACGTCTCCTTCACGATCGAGGAAGGGGAGCGGGTCGCCCTCACCGGGCCCAGCGGAATCGGCAAGTCCACCGTGTCGGCGCTGATCCAGGCGCACCTGAAACCCGCGTCGGGCAGCGTGGTGGTCGCCGGCCGCGACACGGCGACGACCCCGCCCGCCCGCGTGCGCCGTTCCCTCGCGGTCGTCGAGCAGCGCACGCACCTCTTCAACGGCACGATCGCCGACAACCTGCGCCTGGCCGACGCCGCGCTCGACGAGGACGGCATGTGGGAGGCACTGGAGTCCGCCGGGCTCGCCGCGGAGGTGCGGGCGATGCCGGCGGGCCTCGACACCGTCGTCGGCGAGCACGGCCTGTCCCTCTCGGGCGGGCAGAGCCAGCGTCTCGCGATCGCGCGGGCGTTCGTCCGCGACGCGCCCGTCCTGCTGCTGGACGAGCCGACCTCCCAGGTCGACCTCGCCGGCGAGGCGGCCTTCCTCGACAGGCTCGACGACCTGGCCGAGGGCCGCACGGTGCTCATGATCGCCCATCGCCCCGCGGCGGTCATCGCCGCGGACCGGGTGATCGACCTGACTCCCGCGGGGGTGCGCTGA
- a CDS encoding ABC transporter substrate-binding protein → MKHRRSLAVLTALALGLSACASAPTRARDDPSGSAAFPLTLDVPGTGKTLTIAEEPRRIVALSPDAAIALHELGLTDRIVAIPKAAENPALNPYAEQMADVEHVIAGENSPEPERVLAWKPDLVVVTARHSGERNASEVLGATGVPVLTLTNGWSSSDAVIENLGLIGRATGAAGKARALAAEIREGLAEVRGRAADAESTPAVAILSNQARVPFINAGSSLVSELVANGGGANAADRIGIRRTMPVQPEQLVAAKPDAIMLVDVTGKGESSFDAVLRNPAVAALPAVRERRVRTFPGREVYALAGRQVVAGSAAVLAWLHPGLAG, encoded by the coding sequence ATGAAGCACCGTCGCTCCCTCGCCGTCCTCACCGCGCTGGCACTGGGCCTCAGCGCCTGCGCGTCGGCACCGACACGGGCGCGGGACGATCCGTCCGGGTCCGCGGCGTTCCCCCTGACGCTCGACGTCCCCGGCACCGGGAAGACGCTCACCATCGCCGAGGAGCCGCGGCGGATCGTCGCGCTGTCGCCGGACGCCGCGATCGCCCTGCACGAACTGGGGCTCACCGACCGGATCGTCGCGATCCCCAAGGCCGCCGAGAACCCCGCGCTGAACCCCTACGCCGAGCAGATGGCCGACGTCGAGCACGTCATCGCGGGCGAGAACAGCCCCGAACCCGAACGGGTGCTCGCCTGGAAGCCGGACCTCGTCGTCGTCACGGCCCGCCACTCCGGGGAGCGGAACGCCTCCGAAGTGCTCGGCGCGACCGGCGTACCGGTGCTGACGCTCACGAACGGCTGGTCGTCGTCGGACGCCGTGATCGAGAACCTCGGCCTCATCGGGCGGGCCACCGGCGCCGCCGGGAAGGCGAGGGCGCTCGCGGCGGAGATCAGGGAAGGGCTCGCCGAGGTGCGCGGCCGGGCGGCGGACGCGGAGTCGACCCCGGCCGTCGCGATCCTCAGCAACCAGGCACGGGTCCCGTTCATCAACGCCGGCTCCTCCCTCGTCTCGGAGCTCGTCGCCAACGGCGGCGGCGCGAACGCCGCCGACCGGATCGGGATCAGGCGGACCATGCCCGTCCAGCCCGAGCAGCTCGTCGCCGCGAAACCGGACGCGATCATGCTGGTCGACGTCACCGGCAAGGGCGAGTCGTCGTTCGACGCCGTCCTGCGCAACCCCGCCGTCGCGGCGCTGCCCGCCGTCCGGGAACGACGGGTGCGGACGTTCCCGGGGCGGGAGGTCTACGCCCTCGCCGGACGCCAGGTGGTCGCGGGAAGCGCCGCGGTGCTCGCCTGGCTGCACCCCGGGCTCGCCGGATGA
- a CDS encoding ABC transporter ATP-binding protein yields MTLRARDLEVALDRTPVLGGVSIDLRPGEILGIIGPNGAGKSTLLRTLAGLLAPSHGEVLADGRPLRRMRPRERAAHVAVVTQDAPLMSGPSVRDLVLMGRYAHRRRLAPPTPADHRAVDRALRDAGAAALADRPVTELSGGERQLAQIGRALAQGAAHLLLDEPTSALDVHHRLRVFAVLRAQADAGTGIGIVLHDLNEASRHCDRIAVVHDGRLRAAGSPRDVLTPELLAEVYRIEARVLSAQFGYPHVHPLGIRTPAAGRARTPAKGTA; encoded by the coding sequence ATGACCCTCCGCGCACGTGACCTGGAGGTCGCCCTCGACCGGACGCCCGTCCTCGGCGGCGTCTCGATCGACCTGCGGCCCGGGGAGATCCTCGGGATCATCGGCCCGAACGGCGCCGGGAAGAGCACGCTGCTCAGGACGCTCGCCGGGCTCCTCGCCCCCTCGCACGGGGAAGTGCTCGCGGACGGCCGTCCGCTGCGCCGGATGCGGCCCCGCGAACGGGCCGCGCACGTCGCCGTGGTGACGCAGGACGCGCCCCTCATGAGCGGCCCGTCCGTACGCGATCTCGTGCTCATGGGCCGGTACGCGCATCGCCGCCGGCTCGCCCCGCCCACGCCCGCCGATCACCGGGCCGTGGACCGGGCGCTGCGCGACGCCGGCGCGGCCGCGCTCGCGGACCGTCCCGTCACCGAACTCTCCGGCGGGGAGCGCCAGCTCGCCCAGATCGGCCGCGCGCTCGCGCAGGGCGCCGCGCACCTGCTGCTCGACGAGCCGACCTCGGCACTGGACGTGCACCACCGGCTACGCGTCTTCGCCGTGCTGCGCGCACAGGCGGACGCGGGGACCGGCATCGGGATCGTGCTGCACGACCTGAACGAGGCGTCGCGGCACTGCGACCGGATCGCGGTCGTGCACGACGGCCGGCTCCGCGCGGCCGGATCTCCGCGCGACGTCCTCACCCCGGAACTCCTCGCCGAGGTCTACCGCATCGAGGCCCGTGTGCTCTCCGCCCAGTTCGGATACCCGCACGTCCACCCGCTCGGCATCCGCACCCCGGCCGCCGGGCGCGCCCGAACACCAGCGAAAGGAACCGCATGA
- a CDS encoding FecCD family ABC transporter permease → MPAPSPTAPPRSPTRPRRRRAPVLPLLAAGTLLTFVVSLGVGPVGMAPAETLAVLRDAALGRATTTANALVVTEVRLPRAILALLAGAGLAIAGASMQAYFRNPLAEPGVTGVAGGAAVGAVVVLVSGASALGPWTLPVAAFAGAMAVLLLVQAVAALTRDRDVTTVLLLGIALNAFCGALTGALVANAEDSQTVRGAMFWLQGDLTAARWRDVALVAAPVAGGALLVLALSRELNALLLGDEVARSMGVDVSRVRTAILVLTSVLVGGVIAVTGVIGFVGLVAPHVVRMLLGGDHRRLLPGSALLGALFLLAADTVARLAPAGTSWQTGVVTALVGSPLFFVLVLRTRHGRRTP, encoded by the coding sequence GTGCCCGCGCCCTCTCCCACCGCGCCGCCGCGCTCGCCGACGCGCCCCCGGCGCAGGCGAGCGCCGGTCCTGCCGCTGCTCGCCGCCGGGACGCTCCTGACCTTCGTCGTCTCCCTCGGCGTCGGCCCGGTCGGCATGGCCCCGGCCGAGACGCTGGCCGTGCTCCGGGACGCGGCGCTGGGCCGTGCGACCACGACCGCGAACGCCCTCGTCGTCACCGAGGTGCGGCTGCCGCGCGCGATCCTGGCGCTGCTGGCCGGGGCCGGGCTCGCGATCGCGGGGGCGTCGATGCAGGCCTACTTCCGCAACCCGCTGGCCGAGCCGGGAGTGACCGGCGTGGCCGGGGGCGCCGCGGTCGGCGCCGTCGTCGTGCTCGTGTCCGGAGCCTCCGCGCTCGGCCCCTGGACGCTGCCGGTGGCGGCGTTCGCCGGCGCCATGGCGGTGCTTCTCCTGGTCCAGGCGGTGGCGGCGCTGACACGGGACCGCGACGTCACCACCGTGCTGCTGCTCGGCATCGCCCTGAACGCGTTCTGCGGCGCGCTCACCGGCGCCCTCGTCGCGAACGCCGAGGACTCGCAGACCGTCCGCGGGGCGATGTTCTGGCTGCAGGGGGACCTGACCGCGGCGAGGTGGCGCGACGTCGCGCTCGTGGCCGCACCCGTGGCCGGGGGCGCCCTGCTGGTGCTCGCGCTCTCCCGCGAGCTCAACGCCCTGCTCCTCGGCGACGAGGTCGCCCGGTCGATGGGCGTGGACGTCTCCCGCGTCCGGACGGCGATCCTCGTGCTCACCTCGGTGCTGGTCGGCGGCGTCATCGCGGTGACGGGGGTGATCGGCTTCGTCGGGCTCGTCGCCCCGCACGTCGTGCGGATGCTGCTCGGCGGCGACCATCGCCGGCTGCTGCCCGGCTCCGCGCTGCTCGGCGCGCTGTTCCTGCTCGCCGCCGACACCGTCGCCCGTCTCGCGCCCGCGGGAACGTCCTGGCAGACCGGTGTGGTGACGGCGCTGGTCGGGTCGCCGCTGTTCTTCGTCCTCGTCCTGCGCACCCGGCACGGACGGCGGACGCCATGA
- a CDS encoding acetate uptake transporter has product MSQVEHETRTQPTVADPVPLGLGALAVTMFLFSAKNAGWTDGTDAWLGYALAFGGLVQLLAGMWEFRNRDVFWATAFSSYGAFWLGLGLYVVLLSGIAGPAEQGNDLGWIMVAFAIFTSYLVLWSTQVNQAVLAVFVTFEATLIILFIGNLTTTETTVRIGGYIGVLTALCAWYTSAATLLNAMLGRPALQLGEPVFRDLLPR; this is encoded by the coding sequence ATGTCCCAGGTCGAGCACGAAACCCGGACGCAGCCCACCGTCGCGGACCCCGTCCCGCTGGGCCTGGGCGCCCTCGCCGTGACGATGTTCCTCTTCTCCGCCAAGAACGCCGGCTGGACCGACGGCACCGACGCCTGGCTCGGCTACGCCCTCGCCTTCGGCGGCCTCGTCCAGCTCCTGGCGGGCATGTGGGAGTTCCGCAACCGGGACGTCTTCTGGGCCACGGCCTTCTCGTCCTACGGCGCCTTCTGGCTCGGCCTCGGCCTCTACGTCGTCCTCCTCTCGGGCATCGCCGGACCCGCCGAGCAGGGCAACGACCTCGGCTGGATCATGGTCGCCTTCGCGATCTTCACCTCGTACCTGGTGCTGTGGAGCACCCAGGTCAACCAGGCCGTCCTGGCCGTCTTCGTCACCTTCGAGGCCACCCTGATCATCCTGTTCATCGGCAACCTCACCACCACCGAGACGACCGTTCGGATCGGCGGCTACATCGGCGTCCTGACCGCCCTGTGCGCCTGGTACACGTCCGCCGCGACCCTCCTGAACGCCATGCTCGGCCGCCCTGCCCTGCAACTGGGCGAACCGGTCTTCAGAGACCTCCTCCCGCGCTGA
- a CDS encoding sensor histidine kinase: MTLNARLLTGLLAVTVAGLAIMGLVSALVLNGYLMHRVDEELKAAPVPAMARLLRPGLPARTVAPSRFVVLTVDRAGGVRVLSGDTPDPRRAVAEVRKLGGELAVHARTREPFSLPGLRAVARPWRNGVIVVASPLDQVHSAVRNLVLSEIATAVALLTVLALLGRWLIGRGLLPLDRMAATAHAITSGGDLRARMPDPGRRTETARLAAAINVMLERIEQAFWARSRSEARVREFAADASHELRTPLTTIQGYAELYRHGALGPDALPDAMRRIEDEARRMNRLVTDLLDLARLDREASLQPVPTDLVALARDAIADAAAADPDRPVALDAPDTLIATVDESHMRQVFANLLANIRAHTPPGTSATVRLRPGVIEVTDDGPGMPPADAARAFERFHRAGHGAPGTGLGLPIVAAIAAAHGGRAELFSAPSRGTTVRIILPHSVNSVQN, translated from the coding sequence ATGACGCTCAATGCCCGTCTCCTCACCGGCCTGCTCGCCGTGACCGTCGCGGGACTGGCGATCATGGGGCTGGTCAGCGCGCTCGTCCTGAACGGCTACCTGATGCACCGGGTGGACGAGGAGCTCAAGGCCGCCCCGGTCCCCGCCATGGCCCGCCTTCTGCGTCCGGGGCTGCCCGCGAGGACCGTCGCCCCGTCCCGCTTCGTGGTCCTGACCGTCGACCGGGCGGGCGGCGTACGCGTCCTCAGCGGCGACACCCCGGACCCTCGCCGAGCCGTCGCCGAAGTGCGGAAACTCGGCGGGGAGCTGGCCGTCCACGCCCGCACACGCGAACCGTTCTCCCTCCCGGGCCTGCGCGCCGTGGCCCGCCCCTGGCGCAACGGCGTGATCGTCGTGGCGTCCCCGCTGGACCAGGTCCACTCCGCCGTCCGCAACCTCGTCCTGTCCGAGATCGCCACGGCGGTCGCGCTGCTCACCGTGCTCGCCCTGCTCGGACGGTGGCTGATCGGCCGCGGCCTCCTGCCGCTGGACCGGATGGCCGCCACCGCCCACGCCATCACCTCGGGCGGCGACCTGCGCGCCCGGATGCCGGACCCCGGCCGGCGCACCGAGACCGCCCGTCTCGCCGCCGCCATCAACGTGATGCTCGAACGGATCGAGCAGGCGTTCTGGGCCCGCAGCCGCTCCGAGGCCCGCGTCCGCGAGTTCGCCGCCGACGCCTCCCACGAGCTGCGCACCCCGCTGACCACCATCCAGGGCTACGCGGAGCTGTACCGGCACGGCGCCCTCGGCCCCGACGCGCTGCCCGACGCCATGCGCCGCATCGAGGACGAGGCGCGCCGCATGAACCGACTCGTCACCGACCTCCTCGACCTGGCCCGCCTGGACCGCGAGGCGTCCCTGCAGCCCGTCCCCACCGACCTCGTCGCCCTGGCCCGCGACGCCATCGCCGACGCCGCCGCCGCGGACCCGGACCGCCCGGTCGCCCTCGACGCCCCGGACACGCTGATCGCCACGGTGGACGAATCGCACATGCGGCAGGTCTTCGCCAATCTCCTGGCGAACATCCGCGCCCACACGCCTCCCGGGACGTCGGCGACCGTTCGTCTCAGGCCCGGCGTCATCGAGGTGACCGACGACGGCCCCGGCATGCCGCCCGCCGACGCCGCCCGCGCCTTCGAGCGCTTCCACCGCGCCGGGCACGGCGCCCCCGGCACCGGTCTCGGCCTCCCAATCGTCGCCGCCATCGCCGCCGCGCACGGCGGCCGCGCCGAACTGTTCTCCGCACCGTCCCGGGGGACGACCGTCCGGATCATCCTCCCGCACTCCGTCAATTCCGTCCAAAACTAG
- a CDS encoding response regulator transcription factor — MSEGRRVLVVDDEANIRDLIEVALRFHGFATVTADTGEKALRAAARERPDLVLLDVMLPDLDGFEVCRRLRADGDQVPVIFLTARDTPSDTVTGLTLGGDDYVGKPFSIESLIARVRAVLRRAAPPAPDDARRMPDDVLRVGDVELDEAQWRVRRGGVEVDLSPTEFRLLAYLMRNAGMVLSRKQILAAVWGWDHGSPQVVETYISYLRRKLDPLGPPLIHTRRGVGYALRP, encoded by the coding sequence ATGAGCGAGGGGCGGCGCGTCCTCGTCGTCGACGACGAGGCCAACATCCGCGACCTGATCGAGGTCGCGCTGCGCTTCCACGGCTTCGCGACCGTGACCGCGGACACCGGCGAGAAGGCCCTGCGCGCGGCCGCCCGCGAACGCCCCGACCTCGTCCTGCTGGACGTCATGCTGCCCGACCTGGACGGATTCGAGGTCTGCCGGCGGCTCCGCGCGGACGGCGACCAGGTCCCGGTGATCTTCCTGACGGCGCGGGACACCCCGTCCGACACCGTCACCGGGCTCACCCTCGGCGGGGACGACTACGTCGGCAAGCCGTTCTCCATCGAGTCCCTGATCGCGCGGGTGCGGGCCGTTCTGCGCCGGGCGGCCCCGCCCGCGCCCGACGACGCCCGGCGGATGCCCGACGACGTCCTGCGCGTGGGCGACGTCGAACTGGACGAGGCCCAGTGGCGGGTGCGGCGCGGCGGCGTCGAGGTGGACCTGTCGCCCACCGAGTTCCGCCTGCTCGCCTACCTGATGCGCAACGCGGGCATGGTGCTGTCGCGGAAGCAGATCCTCGCCGCCGTGTGGGGCTGGGACCACGGCAGCCCCCAGGTCGTCGAGACCTACATCAGCTACCTGCGCCGCAAACTCGACCCGCTGGGCCCGCCCCTCATCCACACCCGGCGCGGCGTGGGCTACGCGCTGCGGCCATGA
- a CDS encoding DUF5666 domain-containing protein, translated as MRTDRTTITAGLAAAGLLGLGLYVAVPAFAADPSPSPTPSAKPTDRGERGDWGERGEDRPFGWGRPGPRDWPGEHGARPGARLGAPLGQGVHGETTVRTRDGGFRVVTFQRGEITDVSGTALTVKSADGTAWTWTANGDTRVRRNHKDAALKDLAKGDDVRVAGERSGGTRTARLVRAHD; from the coding sequence ATGCGCACCGACCGCACGACCATCACCGCCGGCCTGGCCGCCGCCGGGCTCCTCGGTCTCGGCCTCTACGTCGCCGTCCCCGCCTTCGCCGCCGACCCCTCGCCGTCCCCCACCCCGTCGGCGAAGCCCACCGACCGGGGCGAGCGGGGCGACTGGGGCGAGCGGGGCGAGGACCGCCCGTTCGGCTGGGGACGTCCCGGCCCGCGCGACTGGCCGGGCGAACACGGCGCCCGGCCCGGCGCCCGGCTCGGCGCCCCGCTCGGCCAAGGCGTCCACGGCGAGACGACCGTCCGCACCAGGGACGGCGGCTTCCGCGTCGTCACCTTCCAGCGCGGCGAGATCACCGACGTGTCGGGGACGGCGCTCACCGTCAAGAGCGCGGACGGCACCGCCTGGACGTGGACGGCGAACGGCGACACCCGGGTCCGCAGAAACCACAAGGACGCCGCCCTCAAGGACCTCGCCAAGGGCGACGACGTCCGGGTCGCGGGCGAACGGTCCGGCGGGACCCGCACCGCCAGGCTCGTCCGCGCCCACGACTGA